From Panthera tigris isolate Pti1 chromosome B4, P.tigris_Pti1_mat1.1, whole genome shotgun sequence:
GGCTCAAGCCCACCTTCGGTCATGGCTTCATATCCTTGGGAATAATAGGAACCCTCCAAGAGGAAAGGCCCATGATGATAGAGACACTAGAAGGGTGGCCCTGAGCCTGAGCTGGGCAGGGGACCCTGGGGCCACCCCAGCTGCAGGCCTGAGCTGGCAGAGCTCCCCACCCTGAGGGCACAGAGGAATTAGAAGCAGGCCTATGGGAAATCGAGGTCCTGGGCCACTGGCTAGGGGCCATAATCCCCGGGCATCAGCCAAGACTTAGTAATGCCCACGCCCTGTCCATCTCTCAGGTCTGACTGAATGCAGCCGACGATGGAGGCCGGGCCACCAGCCAGGGGAACGACAGCAGCTGgcagagggccccccccccccagttttcaGGAAGAGAAGCCATCAAGGCCCCCAGCCCGCCAGGCTTGCAGGGTGTGGGGGGGGACAGTGACCCTCTAGTCTCCTGCTGGCCCCTGCCCTCCGGCAGACACACTTTTGTCCTTGGCCATGGGTGGTGACTGCCCATCCAGTGGGCCCCATTTCCTCACCCCCGTGTGTGAGGCTCTGGTGAGAGCCAGAGTGGGGCACGGGGGCACCAGAAAGTGGGCGTTCTGGGACTCCCAacctggcggggggtgggggcggggagtgggcagcgggggcgcggggggggggcgACATTCAACACAGACCTTGGCCCCAtcgttttaaataagaaatttattgcAAATATAGAAATTGATTCTCTCCATACAGGAATCTCCGAGTTGAGGAAAACAATTTCGTGCCATTCAGTTTAAAACAGGAGatcggggaggggggagaggcaggtaGAGGGAAGAGAAAGTAAATGAAGGTACCCccctaaaagaagaaaaggagaggtttcgggcccccccccccgaggaAGGAAAGGTCCACACACAGCTAGGGTTCACAGGTTCGTAGCCCAGGGTAGCCCCTGCCGTACCCAAACCAGGTGCCAAGCCGCAGGGCCCACAGGGCTGGCGGCTCCttgcggagggagggagggaaggagggaggcaggcggcGAGGAGggatccccctgcccccatccagcCCTGTGCTTGTTTGGCGAGgggcaaggaaaggaaagggaggccCAAGGCTTCCCACCCACCCTCTTTgaccccctcttcccctccctactGCTCAGCAGCAGTGAGGGACCTTTAGTGAGGCCTTTGGGGCAGGCATGAGAGGCAAAAATTGTAAATACTGGTTCTGTCTTCAAGGGGGAAGGACACAGGGTCAGAATAGACAAGGAGCACGGCagctcctggggggtgggggcgctgggGAGAGGAAatctgggggcgggaggggaggagcaCTGGGGGTCAGACAAGCCCCACCCTTCACACTGGGCCAGCGTCAGTCAGCCTTGCCCCTCGGGGGTCACACCCCCCACTGCTTCCACCCAGAAagaccccctcccagccccccctcCCGCTTGGCCAGGAACGGGGTGGGATGCTGAAGGGTAGCCTCCCTCGGAGGGGGTGGGACCCATAGTGGAGGCCCCCGAGGAGGTGCTTGGGGAcatccagcccctcctccccctctccctctggcctcgTCTTCACAGCCGGTGGACTAGTCCTCTGAGCTTGCCTCTCGGGGTGCCCCGGACCCCCCTCTCCATTCCATCAccctgttttcattctcttcacagtATCCCTTGCCCGGGGAACGTTTTGTGGCTGTCCCTTCTCTGCGTGTAAGCCCCTTACAAGATGGGACCTGTGACTCGTCCCCCCATGCCTGGGCCCCTTCTTGGACTCAGCCTGTCCCTAATTGGTTTCGAGACCCTAGAagatttcctcctttccctttcctgagcTTCTGTTTCCACTCTGTGAAAATTTCCAGGAGTGGGGACGGGTGACTTACTCCCACTTGGGAACCTTAGAGACCTGCGGCCAGGCCCAggctctcccctgcctctctgggGCTAACGCAGGCCTCCTCTTCTTCGGAAGTGGGTCTTTCCACTCCCACCACCCTGCAGATAGCCCCATCACCTCCCCCAGGCCTGCACACGGGCAGCCTCCACAGTCCTCCGGCACTGGCCCCTAGGAGGGGTGCAGAGGTGAGGGGCCTCCAGCAGGCAGGGGCAGGCCCCGGGCCCCCTGAGGAGGGGTCACGCCAGACTAAGGGTTTCTTTGCCCCTCCAGACCTCCACTTCTCGCCTCTAGAAGGTGCCAGCCCTGCAGGTGAAAACGGACCCACTGACACCACTCCCCGGGGACAGGCACCCAGGAATTTCCTCTGGAGATTCTCTGACAGGGACAGCAAGCCCAGGCACGACCCAAGGCAAGGGGGCCTCCCCCAGGAGGTCCAGGGCTAAGCACCCACATCTCCGCCAGTCTCCCCAGTAGCCCGCCCCGTTCCCTTCTCTCCTGGCTGCCCGCCCTGCTAGCCGCTGGCCCCGGGCTGTGGCCCAGGTGCACTGTGCTCATGGCCATTACAAACACAGGGCGTCAGCGGGCCGGACTCTTTGACATAAATGATCATTTGTCTTCCGTGGCTATTTTGCTCCCCGCTGGGGAAGAATTATCCTGAACCGGACACAGGACACAGATGCAGGAGAGCCTCCAGGGGGGGCTACAGTGCACTGGCCCCTTTCCCAGATCAAGGGAAAGCAGCTGAAGCCCCAAGCCTGGCTGGGAGGCCAGAGGCCTGAGTCCAGTCCTATTCTGCCTCCAAGATGGGTATCGTCTAGACCGTGAAGGCTGGTTTACCTCCTGGAGGGAGGGGCAAGACCCTTGTTGTTAAGATGCGGACCTATCCTTAAGGTCCCTGAAGTGAGATGGTCTGAGGTTGTTTACAGGTCTCTTCAACCAGGAACGATGGGGGAATGGCGAGGGTGGGGGTCCTGCTGGGAACCACCGCCCCGTCCCGCCCCACGCCGTGGGACGCTCCCTCTCCAGGGAGGCCAGGCCAACCCTGGGCCCCAGCTGCTCCCCTGGGTCCCTCCCTCAGGGCCCCAAGCCTCCTCTGAAGCCACCCATGAAGCCCCCCGAGCTCTTAGGCCCCTGCATTCAGCCGTGTGactgaccccctcccccaacctggtGGCCAAAtcacccagcccctccctctctgggggCCCCCAACTCTTTCACCCCCCCAAAAATGTCAGCAAGTGGGACACAGAGGTCCTCCCACGCTCCCTTCCCTGGGGCTACCCTTCCCCGGCAgcgaggcagggcaggggcgagGGCATGAAACTGGGGACCCAAGGGGCGAGGCGGCACCTGTGGGGCCCCACGCGCAGAAAGACAGGAGACGGGTGTGGGACAGGGGCTGCGTTTTGGTGGCACCTGCTTTGGGTCTTTTGCAGAAgtggccccaccccaggcttcaAGAGCTGCTTGTCAGATCACAACAGAGGGAGTGGGGGCAAGAGGGGGGCGGCAGGGAGGGGGGCCCGGGAGTCCGGACGAACTGGAACATACACGACAGATGTTTGCtcagaaaaatacagtaaaatcgtCATGCAAATGTAACGGGAATCTGCTTTCTCACACCACTGGCTCCGCCGGCTCGCTCTTCTCAGTTTTGCCAATCTGGTgcgaggaggggtgggggtggggggcaggtttGGGGGCTTGAGGGAGGTCTGCTCCGCACATCCAtgccggcccctcccctccactccccagaAGAACGGTCCTCTCTTTGCAAACGTCACCCCCGAAGTGAGCCCTGGGCTTGGTCTGTCCCCCACGTGGGTGTAAGAGAGGTGCTCAGGTGAGCCCTAGTCCTCCCCACAGTCCTCCCCCAGACTCTACCCCCGGCAGGAAGATCGCTAGAGCTCCCCCCACCCTACCACAGGAGATAGCACTAACTTTCCTGATccgaacccccacccccaacagtaCAGGTCTTGGTCCCATCCCAgtgcccaccctcaccccacagCCACACTCTGCAAATCTCAAGAAACCCAACTGGGTGACAGGCcagaggccggggagggggggccccagcaggggtgtggggagagctGAGTGGGCCCCTCTTCATCTTGAGGCGGGCGGGGAGCCAAGGAGCACATTGGCAGGTGGGCAGAGCTATAGgtgtccccacccccagtggCCCACATCCTAATCAAAGGTGAAGGGCCCCTCAAGCACCCGGACAGTGTGTTTAAGCTCCCCTAGTCTCAGGACCCCAGATCTGCCCCCCGCCCAGACTCAACCCTGGAAGCCCCTAGTTGTTGAGAAAAGGCCGCAGCCCCCCTGGCCCTGCCTTCCCTTACCACCCTCTGCCGCCCCCACTGAGAGAGAACCCCCAGGAGCCCAACAGTCCCAACTGCCAGGTCCTCGGTTGCCATGGCGACAGAAgctggcagggagagggaggggccccACCAACCtgcctgctcccccccacccccgggggtgagggggggagtGCTTACTGTTTGTGCTTTGTTCGATGTTGGGTGGGGGTcagcaaggggggggggtggggagccgcCATTTCCATGGAAACATGGGAACCCCCTCCAGCcagggggttgggaggggtggggcagggatgcACGGGCACAGCCAAGAGCGGGTGGGTAAGCCCAGGAAAGCCCTCCTTCCTCTGGGCAGGCCCAGCTGCTGCCCTGAGATCCCGTAAGAGGAGTCGGGCAGGTGGGAGGCCAGGATGTGGGGGCACAGGCAGGAAGGCCCCCATTACACCCTGCCTCCCCCCCTGCTCCCAGGCATCACAGTTCAGGGCCACCCTTCTGGGATGAGTAGGGGTcccggaggcccagagaggctgggggGGCTGGGGCAAGGGGCCCTGCACCTGAGAGGTGGCGGCGGCTGGcccccctgctttctcctcagacCCCCATAAGCAGCTCCCAGGCCACTTGGAAGACACTTGAAGGGGGCTGGTGAAATGGCCCCGTGCCTCTGCTCCTTTCTCGTAAGCGAGACCTCCCGCCTCTCCTGGGTGCTGGcgtggcgtggggggggggggggggggaaaggaccCCCAGCACGATGAATCACGGCTCCACGCCCAGGGGGCACGGCCATGGGGCTTTCTAGAAAGGAAAAGCACCAGCCTGATTCTCAAGTCCCTCCGCCCCAGGAAACCGCAGCTCTGGAAGGGGGTGGCGGGCTGGCgaagggtggtggggggtggggggacagcacTGGGCTTGAAAGTTGGGAAACTGCCTAACCTGACACGTGGCCCTGGGGCtatcccttccttttctctgggcctcggtttcccccacCACAAGGAAAGGCAATGATGCCCCGAATCTGCCTGGCGCCAGATCTCCAAGCCACCTGTCCCCAGACGGGGAgaccctcttcctgcccccagacCCGTCCGGAGTCCCAGAGCCCCCAGACCCCCACACACCCCCTTCTGGCTTCCTGGCCTgcgccccctcccagccccgcaCACCCCAGCAGAGTCCCTGGGCAGCACAGTAAAGATGACTGGTTTCGGTATCAGTGTGTAAACTTTTAAGGAGAACGTGTCTTTGTTTTCCTGTCCGTTATTGTCGGGTGGGGGTTGTTCACAGTCAGGTGGTGGTCAGGTGTGTGCGTGGGTGCGTGCGTGCGGGTGTGCGTGTGCGTCCGCTCCTCGGCCccggcccccccctcccccgcgcccccccccccagccccggcctcCCCCCTGCCCGGCCGCCCGGGGCCCTTCCCTCGTGCCCCCCGGGGCCCTCCCCCTCCGGCCTCACCGGGAAGGAGAGGGTCACAGCTTCTGCTGGGCCGAGACCCCTTTCCAGTAATCGAGGATGTCGTGCAGGTCCTCGTCCTTGGCGAACTGGACCTTCTTGCGCAGGGCGTGGCCGGCGGCCACGTACACCTCCTCCCGGTGGTGCTTCTTGTAGGGCCGGAAGCGCTCCCAGATCTTGTGCGTGCTCTCGGAGGAGTACTCAGGGCTGGAGGAGTAACCTGAGTAGTAGTGTCTGGGGGAGAGCTGGGAGTAGGCGGAGTCCCGCTTGGAGCGGGTCAGCGGCTTGAGGAAGGACACGCGCTGGCTCAGGCTGTCGGCGCCCTCCTCGTAGTACAGGGCCGGGAAGCTGTGCCGGTGCTCGCTGCAGTGGTAGGCGGGCTTCACCTCCAGGTGATGgaccccgccgcccccgccgccgccgccgcccccgccgccgcccgcgggCACCAGCGGGAGCCGGTCCAGCGGGCTGTTGAGGGGGCTGCCCTTCTCGATGTACTTGGAGTCGCCCTTGGCCAGCCCCGCGGCGGCCGGGTGGTCGGGCACGTCCAGGCTGAAGACCTTGGCGCTCTTGATGGAGCCGCTGGACGAGACGCTGCAGGTCTTGCGCGCCACGGCGGCATCGGCGCTCAGCTGGCGCTGTAGCGGGTGGTGCACGCTCTCCTTGTAGGGGGGCGAGAGGAAGCTGGGCCGCTCCAGCGCCCCGGGGGCGGCGGccgaggaggcggcggcggcagcggcggcggccgcAGGGAGGGACTGGCACTCGAAGGCCAGCTCGGggtccccgccgccgccgccgcctcccccgAGGAACGAGGCCGCGTCCAGCTTGAGGGCGTCGATGCAGTTGTTAATGATCTGGTTGACCTTGTCCACCTCCTTGGCGATGGTGGAGATCTCGGCGGCCGAGCCCTGGCCGTTCTCCAGGTCCGGGAGGTCATCCTCGGGCCGCGCCAGGCCGTCCCCGCCCGCGCCGGTGCGCACCTCGATGTAGTTGCCCTTGGTGGCCACCTTGGGCGTGTCCAGCCCGGCCTCCAGCCCCTTGGGGGCGGGAAGCTTCTCCCCGATCACGGAGGGGATGGAAGGCATGCAGGGCACGGGCAGCACGGGGGGCTCGCCCAGCTTCTGGGCGGCGTGGACCACGGAGCCGGCATCCACGTCGGCCCCGTAGCGCATCTCCAGGATGGTCTTCTTGACCTTGACGGacttctgcttctcctcctgcaTGCGCCGTTTGCGCAGGCAGTAGTAGACGGCGCCCAGCACGATGACCATGCCGAAGAGGCAGCCCAGGATGGTCATGATGTAGTGGGTGGTGGTGGACGTGCTGGGCGCCAGGTCGCCGGGGACGGGGTCCCGCGTGGCGAAGGTCAGGCAGGTGTGGTTGAAGCGGCGGCTGTTGCGCAGCGAGGTCACGCAGAACGTGTACTCGGTGTGCGCCCGCAGCTTGTCCAGCGTCACGATCTCCTTCTTGTTCTTGAGCGTCATGACGTCGGAGAAGTAGCTGTTGTTGTACTGGACCAGGACGTACATCTTGCTGTAGGGGTGCGGGATGGTGACCACCAGCGTGGCCGAGGTGAAGGCCACGTGGTGCAGCTTGATGGCCGGCCCCGCAGACGCGTCCGTGGTGGACGAGGCCGGCGGCTCCACCGACAGGATCTCGTCGGGGTTGAAGCCCGAGTTCTCGTCCGGCTCCCGCTGGGCGTCGGTGGAGTAGGGCGTGGGGTGGCTCGCGGGCCGGGCGGGCAGCGAGCCGTTGCGGCACTTGGCCTGGAGCACGGTGATGGCGTTGAGGCTGTGGTAGGGCCGGGGCACCAGCAGCGGGTAGCCGGCGAACTCGCGCGGCGACTCGCACTGCAGGCGGTCGTAGTTCTTGGTGACGTTGTTGAAGACCACCAGCCAGGCGAGGAAGCCGAAGAGGTCGCACTCGCAGTTGAAGGGGTTGCCGGCCAGCTCGCACACCATGAGGCTGGCCAGGCTGGCGAAGGTGGCGCCGTCCAGGCGGCTGAGGCGGTTGGAGGACAGGTCGATGCTGATGAGGCTCGGGCACTCGGAGAAGGCGGCGGGCGTCACCACCTCGATGAGGTTGTGCTGCACGAACAGGAACTGCAGGCGGCCCATGCCGCGCAGCATGCCCTCGGTCAGGTTGCTGAGCTTGTTGTAGCCGAGCTGCAGCACCTGCAGGCTCGACTGGCCCAGGAAGGCGCCGTCCTCGATGTAGGAGATCTCGTTCTTGGTGAGGTTGAGGTCGGTGAGGTTCCCGAAGCGGTTCAGCGACGAGTAGAGCACGGCCTTGAGCTTGTTCTCGTTGAGCCGCAGGTCGTGCACGGTGCTGTTGATGTGCTGCGGGATGGTCTCGTAGGGCGGCTGGTTCTGGCTGCAGATGGCCAGCCACACGTACCCCTTGTCGCCCTCGATGAGCCAGCAGTCGGCGCGCACGGCGCCCGGCCGGCACACGCACAGCAGCGCGGCGGCGCACAGCCCCAGGCGCAGCATGGCGCCGGCCGCGGCCCCCCGGGAAGGCCGGGCTcgggggggaggggccggggcgcGGGGGACCTAGCAGCGGGAGGCTGGGGCTGGCGGCACAGTCCTCCCCGGGGTCGCCACCATCTTGGGGGCGACCCCCAGCACGGGGGGGCCCCGGGCGAAGCAGACGCGGCCCGTGCCAaccgcggggaggggggggtccgCCGGGGGCACTACCAGCAGGCGCCGGGCGCCGTGACCGGGCCGGGACGCGCCCCTCCGCCTGTTTCCGGGAAGGTGCACAGGTTCTCAGGACTCgacttcctctccctcctcctcctcttcctcttcctcctcctcctcctcctcaggttCCGGGCTCAGAACTTCAGACGATTCCCACGATTCCCATGGGAGGCTGGAGAGTGAGCCTCTGAGGAGGGAGCTCGAGAGAcggggcaggaaggaaaggacCCATCTGTCACCTGGCTCCTGAAAGGCAGCACCGAGACGAGGGGGACAGATCAGTGAAAGCTCAGAACAGCCCCACTAAGCTCCAGCACAGGCCCCTGTCCCTTCTCCACCCCATCCCGCTGGGCCTCCCGGGTGCTTGCAGCACTCTAGGGTCCCTGTTACATAGAagaacgggggtgggggtgggcaacGAGAGGGAGGCGGGGACCCAGAGgtctggaaggaaggagacagaagaaaccaggagtagggagagggggacagaatctgcGGATGGTGGACAGAGAAGGGAGACTGGACGGTAACAGGTTgggtgcgcgcacacacacacacacacacacacacacacacaccagcactcCTGTCCACACTCGTCCACCTGCCCGCACAAAGACCCATATGCCCACCTGGGCCAGAACACCACAGCATGCCCACAGTCTCATGTTTGACAAATGAGCGCGTATACACATGACCATATACCCAAGCGGGCACCTTCCAATCCAGATAAGGAATTAAGAAGCCCGGCAAAATGCCTCCTCCCCTCCATGCCCAAAGATAAATAATTCATTTGTTGTGTAACCGCTCCTGTTCCAAAAATAATTCCCTTGTCTCAGcttccatgggggagggggagcagagtgGCATGGCTttgggcgcccccccccccacaagcagGGGGACGCAGAGGCCGGGGTCTCCTGCAGGGGGAGGGCGTGGGGAGAATTCATCCTACAGGCaggagcagagcagagggagagagggcaagagcCCGGGCAGCCAGACACACCCCCAATATCACTTCCCCCAAAGTGCCTTCCATTAGAGGTCCCCTGATCCTGGCGTGAGAAGGCCTCGGGCGGATGATGAACCAGAAGGCATCTGGAAGGGTGTGGCTGAAGCCCTGGGTCCCCTCTGCGGCTGGAGTCAGGGGCCCAGACAGGGGCAGCACAGGAGGGAGGTTCCCTAGGCAGGAAGACACAGGAGGCCTGGAGCCCCCTCTACCCAGCCCTATTAGCCAGATGGAGGCGACCATCTCTGAAGTTGGTGCCACCTTGTAAAGCGAGGACCAGGCCCGGCCATCCGATGCGGAACAAGTAAGGTGAGCCAAGCTGCCCATGCCCCAAGTGGCACAGGGTTCCCGGCCCGCAGATCCTcactttacaggtggggaaactgagccccagaccAGGGGAGACTGACCTCAGTCACCCAGCAAAGCCAGGCAAGGCCGGCCACTCAGCCAGATGTGGCTCcggatgtgtatgtatgtatatatatatatatatatatatatatatatatatatatatatagaaacaaaccGTGGCTGTTAAAGCAAAACCAATTTACAGCTCTGAGCCCCAGAGGGCTggaacagagggaaggggaagcagggagggaaacAGTCCCCAAACAAGTCCAGACAGACAGTATTTGTTGAGGAGCTGGCAGGTGAACGGGGTGTTCGATGACCTCTTGGATTAAAGGCGGACGCGGCGACCGAGCCTGTGACGGACCTCCCGGTCCCCTGCAGGGCCAGTTTGGGCTGGACAGCcgggagagcgggggagggggacaaggagGTCAGGCAGAAAGGGGTGCCCAGGCGGCACAGAGCACTTCTGTCCTCGGCTGTGCCGCGCAGTCTCGGGGCTGGAGTCAGGAGGCCTAAGCTCCCGTCTAACATGGCTCCTGGCTCCttagggcctcagtttcccccctccctcccggtTCCGTCGCACGGGCAACAAGGTTGTGCTGGAGGAGGCTGAGGCGTCCATCCGCCCTGTCAGAGAACCCTCTGTCTGCACCACCTCCGCCTGGGGATGTCTGGGGACCGCATTTGCATGCAGGCAGGTGCGCGCGGGCTCAGAACGCCAGTGCAGGGGCGTGCGGGTAGGCGTGTACGAGGAGACGGGTGTGCAGGCAGccgtgtgtgcgcacgcgtgccCGTGCCAGCCACGGGAGTCCCCGTAGGTGAAGGTGAGCACGCTCGTGTGCGCAGGGGGCGGGAAGGGGTGCGTGGAGGCACGTCTTAGGGATGCACCTGCTTACGTGTCAACCTGTTCAAGCACACGTGTGCGTtccacatgtatatgtatgtgagcACAGGTGCAACTTTAGCCACACagagcacccccccaccccttccccataaCCTGTCCCCATATCTGAGTTGCACACGCCAGCACCCTCCAGCCAAGCCCAGGGCGTCAGGGCAGAGCCAAGCCTCTGGAGATCCAAGGCCATGCTGAGGGGATGTGAAGAGGtcgagagggaggggaaggggaccaGGAGAAGGCACCCAGGCTTGGGGACAGGGGCTAGTCTTATCATCTCCCCTCTTCCCATCCCAAACAGTCCAGGGTAGACagaagcccccaccccagcccctctgaGCTCTGTGCAGCCGAGCCCTCAAGGTGACCTTGCCCAtggccctctctcctgctctttcccGTCCCCAGGATGGCCTGGGCGAGGGCCCAGCTCCCCTCACCCTCCCACCCTTCCCATGACTCAGACCAAAGGGGAGGA
This genomic window contains:
- the ELFN2 gene encoding protein phosphatase 1 regulatory subunit 29 yields the protein MLRLGLCAAALLCVCRPGAVRADCWLIEGDKGYVWLAICSQNQPPYETIPQHINSTVHDLRLNENKLKAVLYSSLNRFGNLTDLNLTKNEISYIEDGAFLGQSSLQVLQLGYNKLSNLTEGMLRGMGRLQFLFVQHNLIEVVTPAAFSECPSLISIDLSSNRLSRLDGATFASLASLMVCELAGNPFNCECDLFGFLAWLVVFNNVTKNYDRLQCESPREFAGYPLLVPRPYHSLNAITVLQAKCRNGSLPARPASHPTPYSTDAQREPDENSGFNPDEILSVEPPASSTTDASAGPAIKLHHVAFTSATLVVTIPHPYSKMYVLVQYNNSYFSDVMTLKNKKEIVTLDKLRAHTEYTFCVTSLRNSRRFNHTCLTFATRDPVPGDLAPSTSTTTHYIMTILGCLFGMVIVLGAVYYCLRKRRMQEEKQKSVKVKKTILEMRYGADVDAGSVVHAAQKLGEPPVLPVPCMPSIPSVIGEKLPAPKGLEAGLDTPKVATKGNYIEVRTGAGGDGLARPEDDLPDLENGQGSAAEISTIAKEVDKVNQIINNCIDALKLDAASFLGGGGGGGGDPELAFECQSLPAAAAAAAAASSAAAPGALERPSFLSPPYKESVHHPLQRQLSADAAVARKTCSVSSSGSIKSAKVFSLDVPDHPAAAGLAKGDSKYIEKGSPLNSPLDRLPLVPAGGGGGGGGGGGGGVHHLEVKPAYHCSEHRHSFPALYYEEGADSLSQRVSFLKPLTRSKRDSAYSQLSPRHYYSGYSSSPEYSSESTHKIWERFRPYKKHHREEVYVAAGHALRKKVQFAKDEDLHDILDYWKGVSAQQKL